Proteins encoded by one window of Microbacterium testaceum:
- a CDS encoding RluA family pseudouridine synthase: MESRSLPVPDGLDGTRIDQGLAKMLGFSRTFAAEVADAGGVSVDGRVAGRSDRLRAGTWLNVEWEPKREPEIVPVAVPDLGIVHDDDDIVVVDKPAGVAAHPSVGWDGPTVLGALAAAGFRIATSGPAERRGVVHRLDAGTSGLMVVAKTERAYTLLKSAFKEREVDKIYHAVVQGHPDPLAGTIDAPIGRHPHHSWKFAVTPDGKDSVTHYETLEAFPRASLLEIHLETGRTHQIRVHMAAHRHPCAGDPLYGADPTLSARLGLTRQWLHAHRLAFTHPGTGEWVEFESPYPADLAHALELLGDGA, encoded by the coding sequence ATGGAGTCGCGGAGCCTGCCCGTTCCCGACGGGCTCGACGGGACGCGTATCGACCAGGGTCTGGCCAAGATGCTCGGGTTCTCCCGCACGTTCGCGGCCGAGGTCGCCGACGCGGGCGGGGTGAGCGTCGACGGTCGGGTGGCCGGGCGCTCCGATCGTCTGCGCGCCGGCACCTGGCTGAACGTCGAGTGGGAGCCCAAGCGCGAACCCGAGATCGTGCCGGTCGCGGTCCCCGACCTCGGGATCGTGCACGACGACGACGACATCGTCGTGGTCGACAAGCCCGCGGGTGTCGCCGCGCACCCCTCCGTGGGGTGGGACGGTCCGACCGTGCTCGGGGCCCTCGCCGCGGCCGGATTCCGCATTGCCACGAGCGGCCCCGCCGAGCGGCGCGGCGTCGTGCACCGCCTCGACGCGGGGACGAGCGGGCTCATGGTGGTCGCCAAGACCGAGCGCGCGTACACGCTGCTCAAGAGCGCCTTCAAGGAGCGCGAGGTCGACAAGATCTACCACGCTGTCGTGCAGGGGCACCCGGACCCGCTCGCCGGCACCATCGACGCGCCGATCGGGCGGCATCCGCACCACTCGTGGAAGTTCGCCGTGACCCCGGACGGCAAGGACTCGGTGACCCACTACGAGACGCTCGAGGCCTTCCCTCGCGCCTCTCTGCTCGAGATCCACCTCGAGACCGGCCGCACTCATCAGATCCGCGTGCACATGGCGGCGCACCGGCACCCCTGCGCCGGAGACCCGCTGTACGGCGCGGACCCGACCCTGTCCGCGCGCCTCGGGCTGACGCGGCAGTGGCTGCACGCGCATCGGCTGGCGTTCACGCACCCCGGCACGGGGGAGTGGGTCGAGTTCGAATCGCCCTACCCGGCGGATCTGGCGCACGCCCTCGAGCTGCTCGGCGACGGGGCCTGA